Genomic window (Primulina eburnea isolate SZY01 chromosome 8, ASM2296580v1, whole genome shotgun sequence):
TCTGATAACAAGTCGTCATCTTCCTCACCATAATCTTCAGTGGCCCTCCTTccaaattttttcttctctttacCTGGTTCCTCCATCTTCAACCTGCGCTCAGCAGCTTTTTCCCTCAACAAACGTCGCTTTTGGGTCCGAGAAAGAGGTTTTGGAAACTTTGGATGTTTTACTCGCCTCCATACGCCGTCGGTAACTGCTCTAGGAGGAACAACAAAGCGGGACTTCCTCTCATATTTTTTATCCGTATCCAGAATGGATGGCCTTTGTCTTGTCTTCTCAAATAACTGCCGGTCCGCTCTCTTTCGCCATTCATCGACCAAGGATGTGGGCCCCTTCTGAGGTACTGGTTCCCTGGTCTTTTGGCCATGGATTCCCTGTCATACCTCATATTCCTCCCAGTATAATGCAGACCGCCTCCACTGTAATAGTGGTCTTTTTCATGAACAACTTCTGTCTTCTTCTCCTTGACCTCAAATATCATTTTTCGAGGCACCCAACACTTCTTTATGGTAAATCTTGGTTTGATGGACCTGTCCCCGTACCCGTTCATTCTCCTCTCATTGATCAAGAAACGCAAGTCAGTACCGCCCATGTTCACATTGGCTACCGGGGGAAAATGATCTTCATCCACTATCATCGCTTCCTTTTTCTCGGGAAATTTCAGGACTCCCTTGTTGATTCTTTCATGCATGACATTCTTGAACGCCCAACAAGCATTAGTATTATGGTTGAAGGAAATTTGATACTGACAGTAATATCTTCCTTTCAACTCCTTCGTGGGTAGCTTGTGATCTGGGGGGAATGTTATGAACTTTTCCTTCACTAAGTGATCGAAGATTTCCTCCGTCTTTGATGCATCGAAAGTACAAGGAGTTTGCACTGGAGGAATGTTTTTCTTGGAAAGTTCTTCACTCTTGCGCTTCAATAAAGGGACAGTGCGTGATCCGGAATTTGCTACTTCTGCCAGTGCAACTTCCTCCACTTCCTGGAAATAAGAGCCCACTGTAGACTTTCTTTTATGACTCTCTTCTCGTAACAATTCCTCATACTCTGGCACTTTGGCAGCAAGTTCATAAAAATCACGGAATTTCGTCCCTTGAAACTtctttctaagttcaaaatcgaGTCCTCGCTGTGCCATTTTCACGTATTCTGATTCAGGGAGGAAAACTCGGCATCTGCTTCTCACCCTCTTGAACTTACAAATGAAATCATTGGCAGATTCCTCCGGTTTTTGGACCACCCTTGACAATTCCGCTATACTAATCTCAGGTACTGTCCGGAAGAATTGTGTATGGAATTGACGTTCCATATCGTGCCAAGTCATAATAGAGTTTCGAGGTAGTGTTGCATACCATGTGAAAGCAGTACTGGTCAGGGAATTGGGGAACAAACGTAACTTGTAATGAGAAAAGTTCTCCAAATTTTCCAATTCCCCACACTGAATTGTAAACTTGGCCACATGTTTCATGCTGGATTGACCGTCTTCCCCGGAATATAACGTGAAGTCTGAATGCGGTATCCTTTTGGATAAGGGTTGTCACGATCCACAACATCAGGATAAGGTTTATTGAATTTTGGTCGGTTGATTGGCCTCACGCCTGGGCCATACAACTCTTGAATCACATCACGTACCATCTCAAAATCCAACGTTGGAGTTTGTCTTAACTGGTGAGGAGGATAGATTGCCCCCCGAGTGTTATTCCCCAAACCTGGCGCTGAATATCCAAGCATTCCCCCATCAACATACATCTCTGGATGTAAGTTAGGAGACGTCACAGAGAACACATTAGCAGCCATTTGTTTACTGTTGCTCCAGTTTTGGAATTTCAATCCCAACTCCTCATCCTTTTTGTGCGGAGGAGTGTATCTCCCTTCCCTGGCAGATTCAGGAATTCGTGCTTCCCCCAAGCGGCGACTTTCACCTGCCTGAGAAACTCCTGATCCTTGGCTTTGATCTTTCAGCAGCTTGACGTCATTCTCTTGAAGTTTATCACTCTCTGGTATAACCACTTCGCCTTTTGCAGACTTTctccattccttcatttctgccaCAAATTCCATCATGACAGTAGCAAAAGTTTGAGTCATTTCCTTGAGATCGCTGTAGATATTTTTCTCCATGGCCAACATGAAGTTCTGCGAAGACCCATCACCACCAGAAACAACAATTCCTTCCTTCACAGTCTCTTCCTCGAACTGGTGTACGAGCCTTTCAACCGTTCTTCCTTCTACATCAGTTTCCTGAAACTCTTCTTGTGAGCGATGACCTTTCCCCAGTGATGGAGGAATTCCTTCACTTTTCTCAGTACGCTTTGGAGGCATTGTGTCCCACTGGGCGTGCCAACTTGTTTGTCACGAaaatttgcgggcgtgccaggcacaTGTTCGTGCCAAATGTGAATTAATCTGACTTCGTTTACCAAGCGTTGTAGGTCTCGATTCGGTTGTAAGTTCTAACTCCTTAGAAATGGCTTCAAAACGAAAAAAATAAACTGAAGAATATAATGAAATTGTAGAGAAAATCCATTAACAACATCAAATCTAATTACGTTGTTATGAACATGAACGACATTTTAACAACAAAAAGTTGGAGGAATATGCAAAAATTCAAGAAACTTGACTGTTGGAAAACATGCatagaattgaaagaattcTGCAGAGCTCTGCTGTAGATTTGTTGGATTGATTTGTCGGTCCTTTCTCTGATTCCCTTCCCTCTCTTTTTGTCACATTCTGCACAATAGTTTATCCTTCCCTCATCACTCCACGTTCTTCTACGTCGGGAATGGCAGCAACTGATCCTACGTTTTTTCATTGGGCCAACTGCAATTTCCCTTGGGCTTTTTATCTGTTTGGGCTGTAGCTTCTGGGCTTCAAGGACCTTGGCTAAACAACTGCAAGTTGGGTTAATGACCAATTTATTGGGCTAAACAGGTGTATTTTATTTGATTAACCAATTTATCGAATATTGTTTAATTATCAAACAATGCATGTCTATTGCTTATTTGTATAATGCTATATATGtacaataaattttatttttttatatgcaTTCGATGAATCGAAAAGGTACTATTTAATATTTAAGATTTTttctataaatttaatttttgatgaaaaaaataGAGGActtacaaaaatattattttgagattttaaaaattataccaagaaattattttatgaattattaaataattataataattgtaTATAATATAGATTAGCAATATTGGGCCACTGGTCTGGATCTTATTTTCGGGCTAGATTTACTGAAAGCCCAATATAATTTATTTGGGCCATCTTATTAGTCATTTGTTCGCTAAATTATAAAACAAATCCCCCATTTTCCATCACAGAAGCAGAAGCAGGGAAAATGGGCGAAGAAGGGGGAGAATCGGAATCGAAGGCGTCGCGGAAGAGGACGGCAGTGGAATCTCTGGGATGGCTAACGGAATCTTCCATCATGCCGCGCAAGCATCGCGCCATCGAAGGCGTCGGGCCGTCCTCCATCCTCGAGCTCAAGGCTCAACTGTACAAGTCCCAGGAGGACTCTAAGCGCCACCCTAAGGAGTCTGTTCAATCCGCCGACGCTAACTACGCCCAACATCTTGAGGTGCATCGTGCCAAGATGAAGATATCCGCGCAAGATTCATTCTCCGCCAAGAATTCCGGCGTAGATACCCGTGCAGCGAAGTATAGTTGCTTTTTTCTGGCATCCTCCTTTCAATAGATTAATGATTACTGTTAAGGGCATTTGTTGTCATTCTTTATGTTTTGGCGCTTACGATATATAATTGAAGTTATGGTGAACGAATAGGGTTCTATTGTTTTGCCGGATGTGGAATCGTTATATGCAATCAGTTGGTGATCTCTTACTTGTTTCCTTTTGTTCTTTTAAATGTCTGATGGTGTACGAGATTTTTGTTGGAACTTATGGTTTAGCGAATGCAGGCTATTATGATGTCTGATTAGAGTCTCCGTGGCCTTAGGGTTCAGAAATTTATGAATGGTAAttgtatataaataatttttgaatgtgaatgtgatatattataaGTCAAAGTTTTGTTGTGTAACCGTGTATACCTAAGATATTGAGTCTTGGTAAATTGCACTGTTATCTGATAGAAGAATTCGTTTTTGTCTTGTCTCAGGGATAAGCTCGAGCTAAAAGCAGTCAATGATGGATCAGCAAGCTATGCAGCATTAGAGAGGAAAGCAGAGCTGTATGATAAGCTTGTCAGAGGTGAACTTTCTGATGAGGAAGAGTCCGAGAAGTATTGCGTTAACTTCTTTCGGAAGGGTGTTGAGCAGAATGAGTCCCTGATGTCTGGGGACCAACATATGTCTCCACATGAACTTCAAGATAAGAATGGTGATGGCAATGATGATCCACTCTTGCAACAAACAAAAGCTGCAGGTGTTGGCCAAACAACTGCTACGGTAGACAGAAGTGAACATAAGCGCTTTGTAATGTAGGTTCTTCAACATCGACAAGAGTtgacattttattttttatttttttttttgtgttcacgAACTTAATGATACTTGGTATATCAGTTGTCTCATGCCATATGAATTGAGAATATATTCATCCCTGCCCCAATAAGTTGATCTGATATAAGTGATGCCTGGAGATGGCACACACATAGTCGTATACTAATACCCTTTGAACTCCAATTTTGAAATTGTACGACTTTCCCGTAAACGTGCATAAGTAACGAGTGAAATGGCTCTTTGAGGTAAATCTATCATTGAGTGTATAAGAGAGTCTATCTTCTTTGATGTCGTGAATACCTTTTCTGACTATTGCTTCCTTTCTCAGGGAAGTTCACGAAGAAGCAAATCAAGCAAGGGAGAAAGTTTCCGAGCTCAAAATGCGCAGACAAGAGCAGGCTGCTGCTCGTAGAGAGAAACTAAAGCAGGCCTACTTGCGGAAGCAGTTTGAGAAATTGAAAGCATCCAAAGTTCAACCTGAGTGAAAGGTGACTGTCCTATATTTTCCTCCTTGTCATAGTTATAAATTTATAGGTAATGCTTTTACATGTTCTTTTTTGTATGTATCTGTAATAAAAGTTCATGGCTTTGATGTTGATCAAATGTTTGTTTCCTATGAAAACAGATGTTCATTTTTGCCAAGAAGCTTTCAAGGTGATGCGAAACTGCACCAGATGTTGACCGGCCTCACTGCCTGATCTGCGAGCAAGGTGAACTTTGTGATCTCATTGATGGTCAGATTGGAGAAAAATGAGGTAGCCTTCCAGTAAAATCTAACCTCGAACAAAGCCATAGGGGGAGAGGTACTAAGAAATTACCTGATGAAAGCTTCGAGCTTCGGTATGTGAATTATCGGAAACTCTACTGTTTCCAGATAGAATAGTGGTCGATATCTGCTTCTTTGGGTTTATCTCAGCTGGAAGAACGGAGCTATTTACATCTCTCAGTCTTAGACATCGCTAATTGACttgtttatatgtatatatgactCTGATTTATTGTATATGAGCATGTACACACTATGGTCGATTTGTAGACCAATTGCTTTTCgttgaaaatttattattatgggGAAACACATTGCCCGTAAACCGTAAACCACAATATTCTTGCCACTCCCCTACGCAAGGAAAATCTTAGTTGTACCCTGGAAAGACAACAAGAGGTTATATCGTATTTTCAAATACGGCAAGTAATTTTGGCTcctaaaaaatattttcccacGCATATATTTGAATAGTCCAAGTAAGTAAAAAATCtagttttttatttaaatagaaCATGTTTCCACTCCATCTTAAAAAAATTCTATCACCCATCCCAACATTGAGCTTCAAAAGGATTTCGTCAAAAAATGCCATCCTCTGATATGATTTATTTCTTATCCTTATAATTTGGGGGTAGAATTTAGCTCATCGCCCTCCATAAAGTTATTGTCTTTGAAATTGCTCATCGTAAATGCTAGATATATCTCATCTACACGTTAACATTTTCATGATTGGACCTCTTTTAGACAGATTTAAATACCGGAAATTTGGGTTCAGTCCCCAGCcgtcatttttttttgtgttcagtccttaggtacttttttagtaccacatttccacatgaagtgtaccacatttccacatgaagtgtaccacattttgtatgacatagtaccacaattttgtgggtagggagtgaagccaaagaaattttttgattagggatttttcaataacttccccatttaaataacatattttttGGTGGAATATATAAATACTTTAGGATTTGAAATAAATGAGAGTTCGTGCAAGCGTAATATTGGActgaaatttttttaagattGCAAATTTTTTGTATGTTTCAAAAGGAGAGAGctgaaaatttatttaagtatGATTTTAGTTTATTTACAGAGAAAAATATGTCTGAACATATGGAAAACCTTAGATAACTAAATAAGAAACATCACAAGTTTCTTTTCAAATTGGAAAAATTAGTTACTAAGAACAATGATGTGTTGTCAATGGAGGTGAAAGATGTGGAGAAATCAAGTGAGATTTCAAAAAATAAGAGAAAATAAAATGGAGTAATATTCGAAGTGTGAACGACTCAGATAAACAAAATAAGCCcataaaggaaaaaaaaagcaagtatcaaaaaaattaattaacatCAAATCCGACGATGAATGAAAAAGAAACACAAAATTTAGATTTGATGATGAGATTGCTGAATTtaatcaaaaaaattaaatagcatgaaaaataaataaaaaaagatggaaaatattttgaatgattcAAAAATCAAACAAGGAAAAGATTGAATAAGTTAAATCATGATtgtttaaaatgatataataatattttttattaattaatttgtaaaaaaaatatatgtatatgctgatTTGGAAATTTACGATCAATATACATAATGCACTAATAGTAgttaatcaaatcataaaacacgtcTAAATTCAAAATAGTAATATGCTTATTTGTGATTTAATGATTGTCCCGTAAAATCCATACGTGATTTTGATGGGCACTCTTTCCGAAACATGCATGGATCGTTCACCATTTGAAAAATCCAAAATGAAGAATCTCTCAAGACACATCCTATGTATATAACAACATTTGAATGgctaattattataattattcattattGTTAAAAACAATGAAGAATGCAGTCATACGAACTGGAATTTACCCAAAAAACAACGGGCAGCATCCTGTTAGCCACAGCGAAGATTCATAGTACAGAAGACTTCGCGCAAACAAATTGGACAGCAGAATATTTTTAACCGTGAAGACTTCAGTTAATCTATAAATATACCATTCTCCCCCCTACTGATTTTCAGTGAGCAGAAACAGGTTTTCTAAGGTTTAGTTATCCATTGAATCCTGACTAACTAAACAAAGCATGGAAATCACAACGTTCATCGACGAGCACGTTTCTCCGATCCACCCTTCAAGAATCTTTAAATCCTCGATAGTAGATTCCCACAACTTGATCCCAATTAAAACTAATGCCACAAGCTATCAAAAGTGTCGACATTCTTGAAGGCAGTGGAGGCGCCGGAAGCATCAAACAGATCAATTTTGCTCAAGGTGGGAACTTCAAATCTGTCAAATACCGCGTGGATGAGCTAAACGAAGAGTCCTTGGTATACAGGTATACGTTGATTGAAGGCGATGCATTGATCGAGAAACTCGAAAAGATTACGTATGAGGTGAAGCTTGAGCAAACTGAAGATGGCGGTTCGGTATCTAAGGTGACTAGCAAGTACTACACGGTGGGCGATTTTGTCCTGAAAGAAGACGAAGTGAAGGCGGGGAAAGAAAGGGTTTTGGGAATGTATAAGGCCGTGGAAGCTTTCCTACTTCAGAACCCTGATGCTTATGCTTACTAATCATTTCTTGGTGTTTCCTGGTTCACTGCATATGTTGTCTGAATATGTTTCCTTTACACGGCTAATATGTTTGTATGATCTTTGATCTGTCTCTTTGTTTACAAGTTGCTGTCCATGGGAATTTCGTAGGTGGAAATAATCGAAATTtgtaataaatatttgatttaatcCGCTCTTTCTTGTTCAATTTCTATGATTGTATGTGCATTAACAGAGAGGTTGGATTCTTGGGAAGTTCTCAAATCGGTCGCTAGCAAGGGAATAATTATATCcctcaaattttttattatgtCGATTTCGTCCCACCCaaaatatacatacatatatatatatatatatatgtatgtatgtatatatatatatatgtatgtatgtatatatatatatatatatatatatatataaatttagaaattgaATATTACTTTCATTAAAAGAAGATTAAACTGgttaaaattttattcttttttttcattaaataattcgttttaattaattgatgacGGGACTCTAAGTAGGAATAATCACAGTAGTTAATGTgtgtttatgtatatatatatggtaaattggaaaaaaaaaaaagcctacacatttttctttaatatgCTAAATCCCCACGGCGTCGTTAAATTCAGAACTAAAACcccatttcaaaaaataaataaactaaacCTCCTTGTGTTATTAAATTTATCGCTAAACCCCATGTCCATAAATCTTTGGGTAGTTTTCTAAAAGccctttttctatttattttttttttaaaaaaagtagacCTCATTTATATTGTATTAATTTCCATATATACGCAGGGTCACACCGTTGGTCCATTAGCCATAATTTTCTCTAAACCTTTATAATACACTTGCTTTTTAAGCAGCCGCATATGAAATTATACCGAAAGGTTGAACAATTAACGAAGTCCAAAAtgctatttaataaaaataaatacatttatttttacGTCGATTATAGTAAAATCTCTATATAAAGaacatttgaaaattttaatttgctGTAAAACAAAATTGAAAAAACATTAATTGttctattatttttgaaattacatTTTCTAGAGATACATGTATTTTATTCTAGCAGAGATTTCAGCTGCAAATTTAACTCACATTGGGATCGAGTTTTAACTTTtggtcttttttttttcttctgtgAAAGATGAACAATGCATTACTACATAAGGTCTTGATTTACAAAACTAATGATCCAAGATGGAATCTCTCCATTAAACCAATCTACATTGCTGATAACACAAAGGCTTCAAATGCCGGCCGATGAGCCGGCACACCGTTGGACAGAAATGAAAGCAGCCGATTCCAACAGAGTTTGAATATCCATTTGTGAAAACACCATTTGGGCCATAGCCATTGATGACGTCGACAGCTTGTAACGAATTTGAGAAAACACAAGTATCATTTGTGTATAACTCAGCGCCCTTCACCGTGCGGGATTGTAGTTTTTCATGGTCTTATACATTTATAAATAGGAAAAAAATTAACTAACTTGTCATTGAGTTTTATCATGTATCTTTATATATAGTTTTATTCATGATTAAGATTGTTCAAAGATTCTGAAAACCAGTTTGCTACAGCTCATAATTTCAACCAATCCGATGGAATTGGAGATCCATTTCCATCGTCCTCCAAAAATGAAACCTTAGCATCAACTAAACGACTGGAAGAACACTCCCCAGATCCCGACTCCGGCCGATTGATTCTCCCCACCAGCTGTTCTCGGAAGCTTTCCAGTTTCACCTTCTTCTCTTTCAATCCAGCCAAATCAACGGAGCCCAAATCCTCTATCAAAACTCGGCTCGAAAAGCTTTCGAGACCCTCTTCAA
Coding sequences:
- the LOC140838697 gene encoding uncharacterized protein At4g18257-like; amino-acid sequence: MGEEGGESESKASRKRTAVESLGWLTESSIMPRKHRAIEGVGPSSILELKAQLYKSQEDSKRHPKESVQSADANYAQHLEVHRAKMKISAQDSFSAKNSGVDTRAAKDKLELKAVNDGSASYAALERKAELYDKLVRGELSDEEESEKYCVNFFRKGVEQNESLMSGDQHMSPHELQDKNGDGNDDPLLQQTKAAGVGQTTATVDRSEHKRFVMEVHEEANQAREKVSELKMRRQEQAAARREKLKQAYLRKQFEKLKASKVQPE